CGAAAATGGTTAGGGCCAGACCGGACACGGTCTGGTTGCCCAGGAACCACAAGCAGACCACGCCATGCACGGCGGCCAGGGCTCCTCCGGCCAGACCGGCGGCGGCAAAGGCCAGGATCGGCGAGCCGGTGTGCAGGGCGACCAGGAATCCGGCCAGGGCGCCGACCAGCATCATGCCTTCCACGCCCAGATTGAGCACGCCGCCTTTTTCGGTCAGGATTTCGCCCAAGGTGGCGTAGAGCACCGGCGTGCCGGCCTGGACCGTGGCCGCCAGCAGGGACAGCAGGATTTCAAACGTCATGCCTGCCTCCGGAATTGCAGTCGGTAGCGGGAAAAGAAGCCCGCGGCGAGCACGGCCAGCAGGACGCAGCCTTCCAGGATGCCGCCAAAGGCCGCCGGCACCTGTAAATCGAGCTGCAGGGTTTCCATGCCGACCCGCAATCCGGCCAGCAGGAACGAGGCCACGGCGATGCGCAGCGGGCTGAGATCGGCCAGCCAGGCCACGACAATGGCCGTGTACCCGTAGCCGGCCATGATGCTCGGCTGCAGGCGGCCCAGGGTGGCCGAGGCTTCCAAAAATCCGGCCCAGCCGGCCAGGGCGCCACTGACGGCCATGACCATCACGACCAGCCCGTTGTAGGGCAGGCGGGCGTACCGGGCGACGCGGGCGTTTTCGCCGCAGGCGCGCAGTTCGTAGCCCAGGCGGGTGGAGCGCAGAAAGACCGTGATGATCGCGCCGATGGCCAGACACAGGCCAAGGCCCCAGTTCAGGCGCGTGTCACCAATACGGCCGACCACGGCGGCCGGGGAAAATTCGCGGGTCATGGGAAAGCCGAAGCTGCCCGGATCTTTCCAGACGCCGTAGACCAGGAAATCCAGGAGCAGGATGCCGACGTAGTTGAGCATCAGGGTGACGATGATTTCGTTGGCCCGCAGCTTGAGACGCAGGGCGGCCGCGATGCCGCCCCAGAGCGCTCCGGCCAGGGACGCGCAGACCAGCATGCACGGCAGCAAGACGTACCAGGGCCAGTCGGGAAAGGTCAGGGCGGCCCAGGTCGCGCCAATGGCGCCCAGGGCGAACTGGCCCTCGGCCCCGATGTTCCAGATCTGCAGGCGGAAGGTCAGGCCCACGCCCACGGAACACAGAAAAATGGGCGCGGCCTTGATCAGGCAGTCCTCCAGGGCAAAGCCGGAACCAAAGGCGCTCTGCAAAAGCAGCCACAAGCCGGCCAGGGCCGGTTTGCCCTGCACGGCCAAAAGCAGGCCGCCCACGGCCAGGGCCAGGAGAACGGCGGTCACAAAAACAAGACAGGAGCCCCAACCCAGGGGCTCCTGTCGTCTGACGGCGCGGAATGCGGGCATGAATGGTCCTTGGGGCACGGCCTATTCCAGGGTGCCGACAACGCCCTGCACGAACCAGTTGAAACCGAGCAGGTCCGCGTCGGCCATGGTCACGCCGGCCGGAACCTTTTCGGCGCCGGACTGATCCTTGATGGGGCCGGTGAAGACCTTGCATGCCCCGGACGCGATGTCGGCCTTCTTGGCCAGGACGGTCTTTTGAACCGCCTCGGGCACGGCGGCGGCGAAGGGCGCGATATCGACAACGCCCTGGTCCAGGCCGGGCCAGTAGAACTGGCTTTTCCAGGTGCCGTTTTTGATCTGCTGGATCATGTCCGTATAGAACGGGCCCCAGTTCCAGACGGCCGAAGTCAGGTGGGACTTGGGAGCAAAGGCGGTCATGTCGGTGTTGTAGCCGATGGAATAGACGCCGCGTTCCTGGGCCGCTTCCTGGGGTCCGGGAGAATCCTGATGCTGGGCAATGACGTCGCAGCCCA
The Deltaproteobacteria bacterium genome window above contains:
- a CDS encoding ABC transporter permease, translating into MPAFRAVRRQEPLGWGSCLVFVTAVLLALAVGGLLLAVQGKPALAGLWLLLQSAFGSGFALEDCLIKAAPIFLCSVGVGLTFRLQIWNIGAEGQFALGAIGATWAALTFPDWPWYVLLPCMLVCASLAGALWGGIAAALRLKLRANEIIVTLMLNYVGILLLDFLVYGVWKDPGSFGFPMTREFSPAAVVGRIGDTRLNWGLGLCLAIGAIITVFLRSTRLGYELRACGENARVARYARLPYNGLVVMVMAVSGALAGWAGFLEASATLGRLQPSIMAGYGYTAIVVAWLADLSPLRIAVASFLLAGLRVGMETLQLDLQVPAAFGGILEGCVLLAVLAAGFFSRYRLQFRRQA